A region of the Peredibacter starrii genome:
CATATTCGGCGGTCACATCAGTCCCCGTTTTAGAGATGATTTTATTTCCGATTTGTTCGGCGGGAGTGCGGGGAGTGGGAAGTCCTCCCATTTGTTCCGGACATACTGCGATCGCTTCGCCTTTTTCAACCATCGCACGAATTTCCTCACGCTCTTTGTGAGCGCAGTCAAAGCGACATTGGAATCCAGCGAGGCAGGCAGAAACGATTTTTTTAGTCATAGGTCAGCGTCAGTTAAAATGTCCTCATAAAACGCACCATACTTCTTAGTTGGGTGCCAGAGGTGAATTTCTAAAATCCAGGCGTTTGGTACCACCGACTCCTGAACTTCGCCTAGACCGCCTTTATAAAATACATGGTGGGGGAAGTCCCCAATGCGGTGACCGTCCTGATCAGCATTTAGAACAAATCCCTGAGATTCCGCGCTCTTTATAGCAAATTCATAGAGGGGAGCTCCACCTTGGCGGGTCTTTTTCCAGTGCTCGGTCACTTCATCGAAAACTTTCTTTTGAGCATCACAGATGCGTTTGTACTCAAAGTTCGCACCAATTGAAAATGTCTCACCGTAATCCGCTTCATGGCCATCGATCACAGGGCCAATGTCGATAAAGAAGATGTCTTCTTCTTGAAGCGTATATGGCTCAGAAACGTCTTTAAAATTACAAATGGTATTCGGTCCCATTCTGAGTTTGGCGGGATGCCACTGTTTTTCCACAGGATACTTCTGACAAAGTTCCTTGTAGAGGCGATGAGCATCTTCTTCAGTCATGCCAGGTTTTAAAAGAGAGGCGAGCTCATAAGCAATGTCCCGGGCCACATTGCGGGCCCGAAACAATTTATCCACATTAAACTTTTCGCCGAAAGACTGAAGACTCATTAAACAGCGGCCTTCACAAGTTCAGAAGCGCGCTTACCATCGAAGCGGCCTTTGATTTGTGGCTGAAGCTCCTTCATGATGGCGCCCATATCTTTGGCACCTTTTGCTTTGATGTCGTTGATTAAAGCAACAACTTCAGCTTCAGACATCGCCTGAGGAAGGTAAGCTTTAAGCACGTCCAATTCTTTTAGAATTTTATCGTGAGCTTCTGTTCCAGCTTGGTACATTTCAAGTGAATCAGAAAGGCGTTTTGCGTGAGCTACCGTTACAGAAAGTTCATCAGTCGGCTTGGCCGCTGTATTGTTCTTAATGTACTCGGCCTTAAGCATACGAAGAGCATCAAGACGCTCTTGTTGT
Encoded here:
- a CDS encoding DUF523 domain-containing protein; its protein translation is MTKKIVSACLAGFQCRFDCAHKEREEIRAMVEKGEAIAVCPEQMGGLPTPRTPAEQIGNKIISKTGTDVTAEYELGAHQALKMAELTGATEAYLKSRSPMCGSGQIYDGSFSGKLVEGDGVFTKLLKSRNIKVIAVD
- a CDS encoding M24 family metallopeptidase, with protein sequence MDKLFRARNVARDIAYELASLLKPGMTEEDAHRLYKELCQKYPVEKQWHPAKLRMGPNTICNFKDVSEPYTLQEEDIFFIDIGPVIDGHEADYGETFSIGANFEYKRICDAQKKVFDEVTEHWKKTRQGGAPLYEFAIKSAESQGFVLNADQDGHRIGDFPHHVFYKGGLGEVQESVVPNAWILEIHLWHPTKKYGAFYEDILTDADL
- a CDS encoding GatB/YqeY domain-containing protein, which encodes MTLMEQVNNDIKEAMKAKQQERLDALRMLKAEYIKNNTAAKPTDELSVTVAHAKRLSDSLEMYQAGTEAHDKILKELDVLKAYLPQAMSEAEVVALINDIKAKGAKDMGAIMKELQPQIKGRFDGKRASELVKAAV